AGAGGGTAAGGAGAACACACTTTACACTGACGTATTCTGCTCAATAATGGCCCATCCCACTTTTCCgcaatttattgtaaatttatatatcaAACTGACTCTAGTATTTGTATCATATTCGATTCCTTGAGCTATTCCAATAATTTTAACCgttatttacttttaattatcaaaaaacaGTAGTAGGCAATTTAcaaaacacattttttctatCACTGGAAAACTCGATTCTCAATATTAATCTACTAACAACACTAAATACTTATGGTTATTCTGTTGAATATGaatttgttaataaataactactaattttattaatttcagaATCCTGCAAGCCATTTTAATACTGACGGCAGCTACGTGTTGGTTATTGTAAGTACATGTTACCGCCTCTCGCAACCCTACCaagctataattttttttttacatttctctACTACTTTTAATAACAATTGAAGTTCAGTTTCTTTGCAAAATGTCATGaagtagtaaaaaataatgtacacTCAAACTTGATTCCCAGAAAGTTTGTGGTAGTGAATAATTAACTTGAAACttagtcaattttttatgtgtaaaaaatgtctTCAGCTGGCTTTGTTGCTATATGGCACAAATGAATCCTCTCATTGGACCTAAACTGGAAAATACGACTCTTCTGCTGATTGCAAGGGAATGGGTAAATATTAATCAAggattttattcatattccaaaCATTTTATAAATCGAATATCTCGCACCTGCAGCACAGACTCCAAGCTGTGAGattcaaattattgttattattttttaagcTATGTACGTTAGATAAATTGTTTTATCACCAATAGTTTGTGAGTTATGAAATCATATGACATGCTGTAATGATTGAATCAAGTTTTATAATGTgtaatgtatttatttttacagggAAAAGAAGTCACCAGCTAAACAGCTAGCAACAATCCAATTTAACGtgttattattgtaaataaagtAAATGTGAGAATCGAATGATTAAATATTCCTTGTGAACTTGATATGTAATTAAGATTTCACTATTATCATAAATTAGACTAGTCagaatgtataatttttaagcAGAGGTGGGGGTCGTTcagtaaatgtaaaaaaatactattCCCAAGCACGTAAAACGAAGATAAGTTAGCGTTCTGTAATCTTCCCTCAGTGTTATTCCTTAGTACATTTTCTAGCATTTAATTTAAGACATGAATCGATGTTAATTTTCCTACTCTACATCctacaaaatgaaaagtgTATAATATTACTAAATTCGTATCAGCATAGTACAGTGTAAACGTATTACAGTTATGTTTTTTTCGACATATTCTTCGTGATAtgttaataaattatacaatttagaaccataataatttacatctatgtatttatttcataaaGACATACCAATAGTGTGCATATGCGAACATAAAGTATCAATGCGTTTTGAAACTGCCGCCACGCACCTCGTACTTCGCGGGAAATTACATTAGGCCTAATCATAGCTACGTTGTGCAACTAAGAAAtcgcgtgtgtatatatatatcagtggtATGTGCATACAAAAAGGTTTGGTATTGTAGAGTGGTTAGCCACGCATGTGAACATAGAAAACAGAAAGAAGATCCGTTGTGTATGCATGCAGTTTCAAGTGGTGTGCAGATTTAGGCGCGCACATCGAATGATCTCGAACATCGCGTGCCCTCTTCCGCTGATTCAGTTTATTAGGAAGTAACCAACGGGGTGGAACGTCGCCCATCGTTGTGCTGTAGGAGTCACgagaaattatcaaaatgGTACGAAGTATTTATATCCAGCGCTAACTCAGGCATCTTAAATCCCAGGCCTAACGCGGTGCTGTGATATTGTGAATTGAATAGTAGAGAATATATGTGTTTAATATTACAGTACTCTGTTTCTAATAAATATACGTTTGTCAAAGAACCGGTGTTTTGTTTGATATCattgttctttttcttaaTAATTGACGATTAAAATTGGCATCGAAGATTTTACCGTTCTTGACAAAAAATGGTAATGTGCAAAATGTCCCGTGTAATGTATTCGACGGGTTGTCAAACAATCGCAGTCCCACAACGTCCTAACCTTATAAGGAATTATTTTCGTCCATAGTCGTCGCAATCTTGATCCGCCCCCGGTATTCCAGAAACAATCATCTAACACAATAATTTATACCACTTAGTGGCGGCGTTCCACGTTTGATAgttgattttaatttacttttattcatTGTTTGAATTATCACGGTAATATACGCACAATTTGGGTGTGTCAAACATTACCATATAACTTAGGTAGTCATTTggtgaatttgtgaaaaagtgaagattaaaaaacaaaagaatcgTACAAATTGACAGTTGAAGACGAAACAAGAAATTAGGATGTTACACGAATTTTGTTTCGTAATTGGCAATCAAGTTTCTCaggaatgcaaaaaaaatttgttgattgagtttgaaaaaatccttAAAGATGGGAAGATTCATGAGGGTACATTAATTTACAATTGATTCGTTCGATTAAACTGGCAAGATAGtattgtattaattttatcgGCCTTGTAACAAAACCGAtacacaaatttatttcaggcACTTGATATAGTACCGCAAAAGTTGAAATCTTTGTAGAACTGTCTAAGTAtcatatttcttattttcagcAACCTCAAATAATCCTGTTGAAAGAGGGGACAGATACGACCCAGGGTAAGCCTCAACTTATATCGAACATAAATGCGTGCCAAATGGTGGTGGATGCTGTCCGAACAACCCTTGGCCCTCGGGGTATGGACAAGCTCATCGTAGATCAAAATGGCAAGAGCACTATTTCAAACGATGGTGCCACAATTTTGAAACTGCTGGACATTGTACATCCTGCGGCAAAAACATTGGTCGACATAGCTAAGTCACAAGATGCTGAGGTAATAATCCGTGAAATTACTAAAATACTTCGACAAATGGAACTAAACCTCCTTGTTGTTAAAACTGTATggataattaaaaagattGCATTGTATCATACAACGTCGAGGAGAGTAACACTAAAACTGAACTCATAGACTGGCAATAACTTTGAGGATCGATATTGTTTCAATCGAGTTCATACATTACATTTGATAGATTACATTCTTTGAA
The Neodiprion fabricii isolate iyNeoFabr1 chromosome 5, iyNeoFabr1.1, whole genome shotgun sequence genome window above contains:
- the LOC124183248 gene encoding V-type proton ATPase subunit e 2-like, which encodes MSASPVAVLVFTILWGVVGIVLPFLVPKGPNRGILQAILILTAATCWLFWLCCYMAQMNPLIGPKLENTTLLLIAREWGKEVTS